A single genomic interval of Halobacillus halophilus DSM 2266 harbors:
- a CDS encoding DnaD domain protein — protein sequence MNYLRELNGFFDQIELDGLSASAVGLWYTMMQFANKSGWREEFSVPASALRLKSGLKDTAFKRARKELVEKGYMEHRSIDRNHAPFYKMISRERKEGRVSMSGGATQAVSAEVNQQAKATDQEPAHFGDHPGDQESAPLYKRKEKRENHVLVDDAEPIQFYKENFQNLTPYTIESISNWCAVLSEDLVIESMKMALMQNKIFFKYCEGILRKWERLGVKSVEEVRKHEEEWRLKRKGTRDFEKYGTSFLEEDKKWEDESDFSNSNPTDRLFL from the coding sequence ATGAATTATTTAAGAGAATTGAATGGATTCTTCGATCAGATTGAGCTGGATGGATTGTCAGCATCAGCGGTAGGATTGTGGTACACGATGATGCAGTTTGCCAATAAATCAGGATGGCGGGAAGAATTTTCGGTCCCTGCATCTGCTCTTCGTCTGAAGTCAGGATTGAAAGATACAGCATTCAAACGGGCGAGGAAAGAGCTGGTTGAAAAAGGCTACATGGAGCACAGGTCCATTGATCGAAACCATGCTCCGTTTTACAAAATGATTTCGCGTGAAAGAAAAGAAGGGAGGGTGAGCATGAGCGGAGGAGCGACCCAGGCAGTGAGCGCAGAAGTGAACCAGCAAGCCAAGGCAACGGACCAAGAACCAGCCCACTTTGGCGACCACCCGGGCGACCAAGAATCAGCCCCTTTATATAAAAGAAAAGAAAAAAGAGAAAACCATGTACTAGTAGATGATGCGGAACCGATTCAATTCTATAAGGAAAACTTTCAAAATCTCACCCCCTATACGATCGAAAGTATTTCAAACTGGTGCGCTGTTCTATCTGAGGATCTGGTCATAGAGTCGATGAAAATGGCATTGATGCAGAATAAAATATTTTTTAAATACTGTGAGGGGATCTTGAGGAAGTGGGAACGGCTCGGTGTGAAGTCTGTGGAAGAAGTGCGTAAGCATGAAGAGGAATGGCGGTTAAAGAGAAAGGGAACACGCGACTTTGAAAAGTATGGCACGTCATTCTTGGAAGAAGACAAAAAATGGGAGGACGAAAGTGATTTTTCAAATAGTAACCCAACAGATAGGCTGTTTCTTTAA